From a single Pempheris klunzingeri isolate RE-2024b chromosome 2, fPemKlu1.hap1, whole genome shotgun sequence genomic region:
- the igsf8 gene encoding immunoglobulin superfamily member 8: protein MRTMMAPMKTALFVFLHWVLQYAVCREVTLPPGTLYRVAGFPLSLPCSVSGYEGPRTQEFEWFLYRDDAAGRQMGVVSTRDKGFPYAPFQARVRNGEVRVERDSGDKVRLVIQRLRAEDQGKYECYTPSTDSSYQGSYSGTVPVKVIPDTLQISYSRSLTSQPVPEGAELILTCSAGIQSEQLTHLSIMFGKRSDGEGLGSRAGGEVSTIREIISIDNLLAVGPGRSYKKRYDDGEITLEKRSGEGGLDVYVMKMKGLQPDDTGSYFCEASQWILDPDRSWQKIAQRTLDIGNLTVQQLAESLSVTSSPRGEVTLQVGSPLILTCQVLGLPSDVNSGLLVQWMKRGSVSSDVAGPGGVEVEVARMSPDGVVSWGDDRSRASGGSMEKVAQGKYSLKLFSARPLDSGVYRCVVSVYAGRSDPGPSVPATLTQRSEGVTVNLKTKDVLVSAAAQLPRGPLLKRGSTITLICNATVTTTGPAQAQVQWLRWPIPEPIIKRERSPAADVALPDPPVDDKPRLVAALMYDGVAKIYANSSEVSVDRLSAVSYRLRVHAATMDDQGMYACHAEAWGQDPHGGWYNTGAKAESNAVTVYLYARAADLLLIPLVIGVSSALFVGILIIATVTCCFMKRLARQRARK, encoded by the exons ATGAGGACCATGATGGCTCCCATGAAAACAGCATTATTCGTATTTCTACACTGGG tgCTCCAGTACGCTGTGTGTCGTGAAGTAACTCTTCCCCCTGGTACGCTCTACCGCGTTGCAGGGTTTCCCCTCTCCCTGCCCTGTAGTGTGTCAGGGTACGAAGGCCCACGTACGCAGGAATTTGAGTGGTTCCTGTACAGGGATGATGCTGCCGGGAGGCAGATGGGAGTGGTGTCCACCAGGGACAAGGGCTTCCCCTACGCCCCTTTCCAGGCCCGGGTGAGGAACGGAGAGGTGAGGGTGGAGAGGGACTCGGGGGACAAGGTCCGGCTGGTCATTCAGAGGCTGCGGGCTGAAGACCAGGGGAAGTATGAGTGCTACACACCGAGCACGGACAGCAGCTACCAGGGAAGCTACAGCGGCACAGTGCCTGTCAAAG TGATCCCTGACACACTCCAGATCAGCTACTCCCGCTCACTCACCAGCCAGCCCGTGCCAGAGGGGGCCGAATTAATTCTGACCTGCTCAGCCGGCATCCAATCGGAGCAGCtcacccatctgtccatcatgtTTGGGAAGCGAAGCGATGGAGAGGGTTTGGGGAGCAGAGCGGGAGGAGAGGTCAGCACCATTAGAGAGATTATCTCCATTGACAACCTGCTGGCGGTAGGCCCCGGACGTTCGTACAAGAAACGCTACGATGATGGAGAGATCACGCTGGAGAAGAGGAGCGGGGAGGGTGGATTGGATGTGTACGTGATGAAGATGAAAGGGCTGCAGCCAGACGACACCGGCTCGTATTTCTGTGAGGCCTCGCAGTGGATCCTGGACCCTGATCGATCATGGCAGAAGATTGCACAAAGGACGCTGGATATTGGCAACTTGACTGTGCAGCAACTAG CGGAGTCTCTGAGTGTAACATCTTCGCCCAGAGGGGAGGTGACCCTGCAGGTCGGTTCCCCTCTCATCCTGACCTGTCAGGTGTTGGGGCTGCCGTCTGACGTAAACTCGGGCCTGCTGGTTCAGTGGATGAAGAGGGGATCTGTAAGCAGCGATGTAGCCGGGCCCGGAGGAGTCGAG GTGGAGGTGGCCCGCATGAGTCCAGATGGTGTCGTGAGCTGGGGGGACGACCGCAGCCGAGCTAGTGGGGGCTCTATGGAGAAAGTGGCACAGGGGAAGTATTCTCTGAAGCTGTTCTCAGCCCGCCCCTTAGACTCAGGGGTGTATCggtgtgtggtgagtgtgtaCGCAGGAAGAAGTGACCCTGGCCCCTCCGTTCCTGCAACACTCACCCAGAGGTCTGAGGGAGTCACCGTCAACCTCAAGACCAAAG ATGTGCTAGTTTCAGCTGCGGCTCAGCTCCCTCGTGGCCCCCTGTTGAAAAGAGGCAGCACCATCACCCTGATCTGCAACGCCACTGTGACAACCACAGGTCCCGCCCAGGCACAGGTTCAGTGGCTGCGGTGGCCAATCCCTGAACCGATCATCAAGAGGGAACGGAGCCCAGCAGCTGATGTTGCTCTACCAGACCCCCCTGTTGACGACAAACCCAGACTGGTAGCTGCCCTCATGTACGACGGTGTTGCGAAGATCTACGCCAACAGTAGCGAGGTTAGCGTCGACCGcctgtcagctgtcagctaCAGACTGAGGGTCCACGCAGCCACAATGGATGATCAGGGCATGTATGCGTGTCATGCTGAGGCGTGGGGGCAGGACCCGCATGGAGGCTGGTACAACACAGGGGCCAAAGCAGAGTCTAATGCAGTGACAGTTTACCTGTATGCCAGAG ctgCTGACCTCCTCCTCATTCCTTTGGTTATCGGAGTCTCCTCCGCCTTGTTTGTGGGCATCCTCATCATCGCAACAGTCACCTGTTGCTTCATGAAGCGACTGGCGAGGCAGCGAGCTCGAAAATAG
- the soat2 gene encoding sterol O-acyltransferase 2, protein MTTTEPPNGLWHRNVKAPQPDEISSHDGGHNNVQEDDLRQWQKHAQRVKVRVLEQVQDQLSDILDQALTEPVQPFTQIQPAANGKMTKKPSSRSQRMDDGKVFMARPSLLDELFEINHIRTIYHMFIAVLVIFCLSTLAIDFLDQGRLVLEFDLLFFAFGKLGTVTWAWIVMFVYTLFVPYYTLVLWGSLYHSFPSKFGLSLGTGLVLSVVQAYVLGQFPIQVVIHNQLPPASRFIVVLEQIRFLMKSYSFIRESAPVIMKNAPKEGESPRLPTFSSYLYFLFCPTLIYRDSYPRNTHIRWKYVGITLGMILGCLFYCYFILVRLCVPVFRPETNQLFSKRTMVLAVFHSILPGIMLLLLCFFAFLHCWLNLFAELLCFADRMFYKDWWNSTSFANYYRTWNVVVHDWLYYYGYRDFLWLSKRKFRTAAMLSVFIVSAVVHEYALSMGFGFFYPVMFCLFAIFGVVFNFTMNDKRQSPVFNVIMWACLFLGQGVQVCLYCQEWYAQIHCPRTGNGFLELVTPRSWSCSYQR, encoded by the exons ATGACGACCACAGAGCCACCAAACGGATTGTGGCACCGAAACGTCAAGGCCCCTCAGCCAGATGAGATCTCCAGTCATG atgGGGGCCATAATAATGTACAGGAAGATGATCTAAGACAGTGGCAGAAACATGCACAG AGAGTGAAGGTGAGAGTCCTGGAGCAGGTCCAGGATCAGCTCAGTGATATACTAGACCAAGCTCTGACTGAGCCCGTTCAGCCTTTTACTCAAATCCAGCCGGCAGCTAATggaaagatgacaaaaaaaccctcatccag ATCTCAGAGAATGGATGATGGCAAAGTGTTTATGGCCAGGCCATCACTGTTGGA tgAACTGTTTGAGATCAACCACATCAGGACCATCTACCACATGTTCATAGCCGTACTCGTCATCTTCTGTCTGAGCACGCTCGCCATCGACTTCCTCGACCAGGGCAG GTTGGTCTTAGAGTTTGACCTGCTGTTCTTTGCCTTTGGGAAGTTGGGGACGGTCACCTGGGCCTGGATAGTGATGTTTGTCTACACCCTGTTCGTTCCCTACTACACCCTGGTGCTCTGGGGATCTTTGTACCACAGCTTCCCCTCTAAGTTTGGGCTGTCTCTCGGCACGGGCCTGGTCCTGTCTGTGGTGCAGGCCTACGTATTAGGACAGTTCCCCATCCAAGTGGTTATACACAACCAGCTGCCACCAGCCTCACGGTTCATCGTGGTACTggagcag ATTCGATTCCTGATGAAGAGCTACTCATTCATAAGAGAAAGTGCTCCTGTTATAATGAAGAATGCACCAAAGGAAG GAGAAAGTCCCCGATTACCAACCTTTTCCAGCTATCTGTACTTCCTCTTCTGTCCAACACTCATCTACAGGGACTCATATCCTCG GAACACCCACATACGATGGAAATATGTTGGCATCACACTTGGTATG ATCTTGGGATGCCTGTTTTATTGCTACTTCATCCTGGTCCGCCTTTGCGTGCCCGTCTTCCGACCTGAGACCAACCAGCTATTTAGTAAACGAACAATGGTTCTTGCTGTGTTCCACTCAATATTACCAG gTATAATGCTCcttctgttgtgtttctttgcCTTCCTGCACTGTTGGCTCAACCTCTTCGcggagctgctgtgttttgctgACAGGATGTTCTACAAG GACTGGTGGAACTCCACATCCTTTGCCAACTATTACCGCACCTGGAATGTGGTCGTTCACGACTGGCTCTATTACTACGGATACAGAGACTTCCTCTGG CTGTCGAAAAGGAAATTCCGAACAGCTGCAATGCTCTCTGTGTTCATCGTCTCTGCTGTCGTCCACGAGTACGCCCTGTCCATGGGATTCGGCTTCTTCTATCCTGtcatgttctgtttgtttgccaTCTTTGGAG TGGTGTTCAACTTTACCATGAACGACAAGCGACAGAGCCCCGTGTTCAACGTCATCATGTGGGCGTGTCTCTTCCTCGGTCAGGGCGTCCAGGTGTGTCTGTACTGCCAGGAGTGGTACGCACAGATACACTGCCCTCGGACAGGG AACGGTTTCCTGGAGTTGGTGACACCCCGATCATGGTCCTGCAGCTACCAGAGATGA